One region of Oxalobacteraceae bacterium OTU3CAMAD1 genomic DNA includes:
- a CDS encoding iron-regulated protein frpC: protein MTSIITGMTTEVIASLSTARIASLTAEDIAAFSSDQFSVLNTDQLRAIGTRQLGALTADGLAGMTTDQVPALSLPQVAAFTTGQIALLSTDQLVALSTREMTALTSRQLNTLNHLQVAALETDDLRALQTLQIATLGSNQVSYLTTDQLNALVTRQLVALSTGAIRALGVDQLTSLATAAMARLSTQQINALTAEQLALVSTDQIAGLSTLQVSALATASLAVLTSDQIAAIETRDLVWMSSAQIALLNGEQLAGLTTDQVHALRSNAVAALTIDQLPVLTTDQIVALASLAPLNSAQMAALTTDQLVALTTRTVSLLSSAQLAALLPEQVQALTTDQVAGLTTAQVMALTTAMLAQLTTNQVAALETRDVARLTSGQIRVFNNDQLAALTTDQMVALSSDNLAALLPEQLAVLSTDQIAALKSLAPLGTLQMTALTTDQIVSLETRDLVGLTSTQLAALTPEQVQALTATQIIDLTAAQYRGLSTAMLNALTSAQIGQIETRDIAALQSTQVARLSTDQIVALNSDQFGALASAAVAALDTDQIGVLTSDQVNALSTLSMLSSAQITGVTTGQLASLTTRHVGTLTSGQLRALSLEQAQSLTTDQIVALSAAQLRGLGSATMAALSTDQIAAIETRDIAGLDTDQINQLTSDQIAALGTAQVAALDTAGTVALSADQIVALSTDQIDALRFIAALSTRQVRALTTAQVASITTQDFSALATRQFGALDSDQSAALTTDQIVALNSAQLVALSTDAIAALTTDAIAAIETRDFRALRTAQLARLGTAQIVALTTAQLAVLGTAGIRALDAEQLAVLNSDQIAALSALTPLTSRQMASLTTDQIAQMGTADFASLQTTQIAALSVDQAAAMTSDQVQAMTTAQLRALGTDRIAALGTDRIAALRLDEIIALSTRQITALGSDQLDALSSRQLRALTTAEVAALTAAQIASLDDAQIDALATLAALSTRQLGAFSTDQLSHLNLADLRTLRSNQIAALNSDQLIALTTDQIAGLATAQVRGVSTANIGLLTTDQIVALSYAVLASLSTRQVAALSTDQVASLTTNQITVLTTQEIAALTAEQKAALTTDQIGALSSLASFSTASIAALTTNQIASLSLGILASLTTRQIAALTTDQIGALTTNAVVALTTAQIRALGSAQIAALNSDQVPAIELADVLALSTRQIAALTTDQLGRLTNTQFATLSTQHIAALTTRQIAALTTDQVASLANLAPLTSRQIAALTTDQIASLALDKITTLRTNQIAGLTSVQVGALTTDQIVALSTGQVRSLNAATLAALSTDQVAAIEAVDIAALGTNQITILNSDQLAALTAGQFAALSTRAMASLKSAQIAALSTAQLGSLASLAPLTTLQIRALTSTQIDSLGLGQITTLSTRQLNALASAQLQAISTNQIVALETRQVRGLSTAALAALTTDQIAAIELADIVVLRTDQVAALTTDQVSALTLVQLASMTSQEIGALTTRQIAVLSNAQFAALGSLASLSTRQVAGLSSDQILALTPEQFAALRTAQIAAFTTSQIQFFTTDQIPALTTAQIRALSNAAIAALTTDQIAALAGDDLAALKTSQLVVLGSDQLAALSADQYNALTSTEISALTTRQIGYLTADQLAALSSLKPLTSVQIAALSTDQLGAMTAERFATLGTRQLAALTKNQAGGLTAAQLITLSTGQIRAIATALLSRLDPTLIAQIEVEDLAAFTTAQLRSLTTDQIVALTLDQLHALSSADIAAFSQTQLGAMTPEQAAALGNLADYTTAQIAAMSLARIAALTASDLELLNSRQIGALQTEQIAVFSAEQLVALSAAQVGALSLAAVRALTPEQIAAIEAADIPGMKTAQIQALSTDQLLAFTADQIGALTSQEVASLKLQQLNALSADQLRALTNIRALTTVQVRALTGDQLQALLPDQIATLRTAQIAALSNTQAALLTTDQIVALTTAELLALTTRALAALTAEQIVAIELGDIAALRSTQLMSLATAQIAALSLDQIGAITTGALSALTVNQVRALSVDQIINLSPGQAAALSTRAIASLSIDQFTALEPLDLAALKTAQIRALTSAEVSSMTSSQLLALTAAQVAALSPAQLAYLTPEQFALLDVIGSLNTAQVAALSTDRIQALNDTQLAALSSRQVGALTSKQVQALTTHQIQALSVNQWRALGTAALRGLSGEQIAAMEIEDLSGLRTTQFSTLTTLQISQLSVDQFGVLSTAELASLTAAQMKAVSNEQLAGLTTLSPFTTAQVSALTTDQLVAFGMDQLATLRAAQVGALTLTQMRGITTDQLAALSTAQVRAINLTALAGLSTDQIASIEIEDIGALSDAQVDALTRPQIAALTLAQVATLNTSQIEAISVADIGALSTGQINSLRTLGAFNGAQVAALTTQQIGAIDGEHFATLRSAQLNGMTLTQVAQLTAGQLGAVSTRQLPGLNLVALSTLQIGALNVAAVAGLNSAQLSSLKTSQLGALTIEQFTALTTRTLAGLDVTKVRGLTTTQLGSLSSLNTFTAGQMTGFTSAQIAGLGAEMIGNLRTNQLAALGAAQALGLTTGQMATLEAPQVVALNASVFNALNSDQIQMLDANDIVALRTAQVAALSGATIANMSAQQVAAFTTAQVRSLKAIQIAALTSDQVAALTVAELSAFTMTQAGAFTADQLAALSDEQRAALLTSPLILDLDGNGVRTLALEAGVRFDLHADGQQVATGWVGQGDGLLALDRNHDGTINDGGELFGTSTGTSTGGGGKARDGFAALADIDANGDGVVDAKDAQFGDLRVWVDANADGISQSGELRTLGALGITGMNVGATKASELDNGNWIGLRSSFTTADGGVHQVADVWFRAERSTQAGAGVGTQVSALAQALGGYAQAQATVDTAGGQLTMPADMTASALGGSVAALGEQMRQYQASTGLSGGATAHTDEWFRKPAQPGMLAAK, encoded by the coding sequence ATGACTTCGATTATTACAGGCATGACAACAGAGGTGATCGCCAGTCTGTCGACCGCGCGCATCGCCAGCCTGACGGCCGAAGACATCGCAGCGTTCAGCTCGGACCAGTTCAGCGTGCTGAACACCGACCAACTGCGCGCCATCGGCACGCGCCAACTGGGGGCCCTCACCGCCGACGGCCTCGCCGGCATGACCACCGACCAGGTGCCGGCGCTGTCGCTGCCCCAGGTGGCCGCCTTCACCACCGGCCAGATCGCCCTGCTGAGCACCGACCAGCTCGTCGCGCTGAGCACGCGCGAGATGACCGCACTCACCAGCCGCCAGCTCAACACCCTCAACCACCTGCAGGTCGCCGCGCTCGAGACCGACGACCTGCGCGCGCTGCAAACCCTGCAGATCGCCACGCTCGGCTCCAACCAGGTCTCCTACCTGACCACCGACCAGCTCAACGCGCTGGTCACGCGCCAGCTGGTGGCGCTGAGCACCGGCGCCATCCGGGCGCTGGGCGTCGACCAGCTGACCTCGCTGGCGACGGCCGCTATGGCGCGCCTGTCCACGCAGCAAATCAACGCCTTGACGGCCGAACAACTGGCGCTGGTCTCCACCGACCAGATCGCCGGCCTGAGCACCTTGCAGGTCAGCGCCCTGGCCACGGCCTCGCTGGCCGTGCTCACCAGCGACCAGATCGCCGCAATCGAAACGCGCGACCTGGTCTGGATGAGCAGCGCCCAGATCGCCCTGCTCAACGGCGAACAGCTCGCCGGCCTCACCACCGACCAGGTGCACGCGCTGCGCAGCAACGCCGTCGCCGCCCTGACCATCGACCAATTGCCGGTGCTCACGACCGACCAGATCGTCGCGCTGGCGTCGTTGGCGCCGCTGAACTCGGCGCAGATGGCCGCGCTGACTACCGACCAGCTCGTCGCACTGACGACCAGGACCGTCTCCTTGCTGAGCAGCGCGCAGCTGGCCGCGCTGCTGCCCGAGCAGGTGCAAGCGCTCACCACCGACCAGGTCGCCGGTCTGACCACCGCCCAGGTCATGGCGCTGACCACCGCCATGCTCGCCCAGTTGACCACCAACCAGGTGGCCGCGCTGGAAACGCGCGACGTCGCGCGGCTCACCAGCGGCCAGATCCGCGTATTCAACAACGACCAATTGGCCGCGCTGACCACCGACCAGATGGTCGCGCTCAGCAGCGACAACCTGGCCGCGCTGTTGCCCGAGCAGCTCGCCGTGCTCAGCACCGACCAGATCGCCGCGCTCAAGAGCCTGGCGCCGCTGGGCACCTTGCAGATGACGGCGCTCACCACCGACCAGATCGTTTCCTTGGAAACGCGCGACCTGGTCGGCCTGACCAGCACCCAGCTGGCGGCGCTGACCCCCGAACAGGTCCAGGCGCTGACGGCCACCCAGATCATCGACCTGACCGCCGCCCAGTACCGCGGCCTGTCCACCGCCATGCTCAACGCGCTCACCAGCGCCCAGATCGGCCAGATCGAAACGCGCGACATCGCCGCGCTGCAATCGACGCAGGTGGCGCGCCTGTCGACCGACCAGATCGTCGCCCTCAATTCCGACCAGTTCGGCGCGCTCGCCAGCGCCGCCGTCGCCGCCCTCGACACCGACCAGATCGGCGTGCTCACGAGCGACCAGGTCAACGCGCTGTCGACCCTGTCCATGCTGTCGAGCGCCCAGATCACCGGCGTCACCACCGGCCAGCTGGCGTCGCTGACGACGCGCCACGTCGGCACGCTCACCAGCGGCCAGCTGCGCGCGCTGTCGCTGGAACAGGCGCAATCGCTGACAACCGACCAGATCGTTGCGCTGAGCGCCGCGCAACTGCGCGGCCTGGGCTCGGCGACGATGGCCGCGCTCTCGACCGACCAGATCGCTGCCATCGAAACGCGCGATATCGCCGGCCTCGACACCGACCAGATCAACCAGCTCACCAGCGACCAGATCGCCGCGCTGGGCACCGCCCAGGTCGCCGCGCTCGACACCGCCGGCACCGTCGCGCTGTCGGCCGACCAGATCGTCGCGCTGTCCACCGACCAGATCGACGCGCTGCGCTTCATCGCCGCGCTCTCCACGCGCCAGGTGCGCGCGCTCACGACCGCCCAGGTCGCCAGCATCACGACGCAGGACTTCAGCGCGCTGGCCACCCGCCAGTTCGGCGCGCTCGACAGCGACCAGTCGGCCGCGCTCACCACCGACCAGATCGTCGCGCTCAACAGCGCGCAACTGGTGGCGCTGAGCACCGACGCCATCGCCGCGCTCACCACCGACGCCATCGCCGCCATCGAAACGCGCGATTTCCGCGCGCTGCGCACGGCGCAACTGGCGCGCCTGGGCACCGCCCAGATCGTCGCGCTGACCACCGCCCAGCTGGCCGTGCTGGGCACGGCGGGCATCCGCGCGCTCGACGCCGAGCAGTTGGCCGTGCTCAACAGCGACCAGATCGCCGCCTTGAGCGCGCTCACGCCGCTGACCTCGCGCCAGATGGCGTCCCTGACGACCGACCAGATTGCCCAGATGGGCACGGCCGACTTCGCCTCGCTGCAAACGACCCAGATCGCCGCGCTCAGCGTCGATCAGGCCGCCGCCATGACTAGCGACCAGGTGCAGGCGATGACGACGGCGCAACTGCGCGCGCTGGGCACCGACCGTATCGCCGCGCTCGGCACGGACCGCATCGCCGCGCTGCGCCTCGACGAGATCATCGCGCTGAGCACGCGCCAGATCACCGCGCTGGGCAGCGACCAGCTCGACGCGCTGAGCAGCCGCCAGTTGCGCGCGCTCACGACGGCCGAGGTGGCCGCGCTGACGGCCGCCCAGATCGCCAGCCTGGACGACGCCCAGATTGACGCGCTGGCCACCCTGGCCGCGCTGTCGACCCGCCAACTGGGCGCCTTCAGCACCGACCAGCTGTCGCACCTGAACCTGGCCGACCTGCGCACCTTGCGCTCGAACCAGATCGCCGCCCTCAACAGCGACCAGCTGATCGCGCTGACCACCGACCAGATCGCCGGCCTGGCCACCGCCCAGGTGCGCGGCGTGTCCACCGCCAACATCGGCCTGCTGACCACCGACCAGATCGTCGCGCTCAGCTACGCGGTGCTGGCCAGCCTGTCGACGCGGCAAGTGGCCGCGCTGTCGACCGACCAAGTGGCGTCGTTGACGACCAACCAGATCACCGTGCTGACGACCCAGGAGATCGCCGCACTGACGGCCGAGCAAAAGGCCGCCCTCACCACCGACCAGATCGGCGCGCTGTCGTCGCTGGCGAGCTTCTCGACGGCCTCCATCGCCGCGCTCACCACCAACCAGATCGCCTCGCTGTCGCTGGGCATCCTGGCCAGCCTGACGACGCGCCAGATCGCCGCCCTCACGACCGACCAGATCGGCGCCTTGACCACCAACGCCGTGGTGGCGCTGACCACCGCGCAGATCCGCGCGCTGGGCTCGGCCCAGATCGCGGCGCTGAACTCCGACCAGGTACCGGCCATCGAGCTGGCCGACGTGCTGGCGCTGTCGACGCGCCAGATCGCCGCGCTGACCACCGACCAGCTGGGCCGGCTGACCAACACCCAGTTCGCCACATTGAGCACGCAGCACATCGCCGCCTTGACCACGCGCCAGATCGCCGCGCTCACGACCGACCAGGTGGCCAGCCTCGCCAACCTGGCGCCGCTGACGAGCCGCCAGATCGCCGCGCTGACCACCGACCAGATCGCCAGCCTGGCGCTCGACAAGATCACCACCCTGCGCACCAACCAGATCGCCGGCCTGACCAGCGTCCAGGTGGGCGCGCTGACGACCGACCAGATCGTCGCGCTGAGCACGGGGCAAGTGCGCAGCCTCAACGCCGCCACCCTGGCCGCGCTGTCGACCGACCAGGTGGCCGCGATCGAGGCGGTCGACATCGCCGCGCTCGGCACCAACCAGATCACCATCCTCAACAGCGATCAGCTGGCCGCGCTCACCGCCGGCCAGTTCGCCGCGCTGAGCACGCGCGCCATGGCCAGCCTCAAGAGCGCGCAGATCGCCGCGCTCTCGACCGCCCAACTGGGCAGCCTGGCCTCGCTGGCGCCGTTGACCACCTTGCAGATCCGGGCCTTGACCAGCACCCAGATCGACAGCCTTGGCCTGGGCCAGATCACCACCCTGAGCACGCGCCAGCTCAACGCGCTGGCCAGCGCCCAGCTGCAGGCGATCAGCACCAACCAGATCGTCGCGCTTGAGACGCGCCAGGTGCGCGGGCTGTCCACGGCCGCGCTGGCGGCCTTGACGACCGACCAGATCGCCGCTATCGAACTGGCCGACATCGTCGTGCTCAGGACCGACCAGGTCGCCGCGCTGACGACCGACCAGGTCTCCGCGCTGACCCTGGTGCAACTGGCCAGCATGACCAGCCAGGAGATCGGCGCGCTGACGACCCGCCAGATCGCCGTGCTCTCCAACGCGCAGTTCGCCGCGCTGGGCAGCCTGGCCAGCCTGAGCACGCGCCAGGTGGCCGGCCTGTCGAGCGACCAGATCCTTGCGCTCACGCCGGAGCAGTTCGCCGCGCTGCGCACCGCCCAGATCGCCGCGTTCACCACCAGCCAGATCCAGTTCTTCACCACCGACCAGATTCCGGCGCTGACCACCGCGCAAATACGGGCTCTGTCGAACGCGGCCATCGCCGCGCTGACCACCGACCAGATCGCCGCGCTGGCCGGCGACGACCTGGCCGCGCTCAAGACCAGCCAGCTCGTCGTGCTGGGCAGCGACCAGCTGGCGGCGCTGTCGGCCGACCAGTACAACGCCCTCACCAGCACGGAAATCTCGGCGCTGACCACGCGCCAGATCGGCTACCTGACGGCCGACCAGCTGGCCGCGCTGTCGAGCCTGAAACCGCTGACGAGCGTGCAGATCGCCGCCCTCAGCACGGACCAGCTCGGCGCGATGACGGCCGAGCGCTTCGCCACCCTGGGCACGCGCCAGCTGGCCGCGCTGACGAAAAACCAGGCCGGCGGCCTGACCGCCGCCCAGCTGATCACCCTGTCGACCGGGCAGATCCGCGCCATCGCCACCGCCCTGCTGTCGCGCCTGGACCCGACCCTGATCGCGCAGATCGAGGTCGAGGACCTGGCCGCGTTCACCACCGCGCAGTTGCGCTCGCTCACGACCGACCAGATCGTCGCGCTGACCCTGGACCAGTTGCACGCGCTCAGCAGCGCCGACATCGCCGCCTTCTCGCAAACCCAGCTGGGCGCGATGACGCCCGAGCAGGCCGCGGCGCTGGGCAACCTGGCCGACTACACGACGGCGCAGATCGCCGCCATGTCGCTGGCGCGCATCGCCGCGCTGACGGCGTCCGACCTCGAACTGCTCAACTCGCGCCAGATCGGCGCGCTGCAGACCGAGCAGATCGCCGTGTTCAGCGCCGAGCAGCTGGTCGCGCTGAGCGCGGCCCAGGTCGGCGCGCTGAGCCTGGCGGCCGTGCGCGCCCTCACCCCCGAGCAGATCGCCGCCATCGAGGCGGCCGACATCCCGGGCATGAAGACGGCGCAGATACAGGCGCTCTCGACCGACCAACTGCTGGCCTTCACCGCCGACCAGATCGGCGCGCTGACGAGCCAGGAAGTGGCCAGCCTCAAGTTGCAACAGCTGAACGCGCTGAGCGCCGACCAGTTGCGCGCGCTGACCAACATCCGCGCGCTGACCACGGTCCAGGTGCGGGCGCTGACCGGCGACCAGCTGCAGGCGCTGCTGCCCGACCAGATCGCCACCCTGCGCACCGCGCAGATCGCCGCGCTGAGCAACACCCAGGCGGCGCTGCTGACGACCGACCAGATCGTCGCGCTCACCACCGCCGAACTGCTGGCGCTGACCACGCGCGCGCTGGCCGCGCTCACCGCCGAGCAAATCGTCGCGATCGAGCTGGGCGACATCGCCGCGCTGCGCTCGACGCAGCTGATGTCGCTGGCGACCGCGCAGATCGCCGCCCTCAGCCTCGACCAGATCGGCGCCATCACCACCGGCGCGCTCAGCGCGCTGACGGTCAACCAGGTGCGCGCGCTGAGCGTCGACCAGATCATTAATCTGAGCCCGGGGCAGGCAGCCGCGCTGTCGACCAGGGCCATCGCCTCGCTCAGCATCGACCAGTTCACCGCGCTCGAGCCGCTCGACCTGGCCGCGCTCAAGACCGCCCAGATCCGCGCGCTCACCTCGGCCGAGGTCAGCAGCATGACCAGCAGCCAGTTGCTGGCGCTGACCGCCGCCCAGGTGGCCGCGCTCAGCCCGGCCCAGCTGGCGTACCTGACGCCGGAGCAGTTCGCGCTGCTCGATGTGATCGGCTCGCTCAACACGGCCCAGGTGGCGGCGCTGAGCACCGACCGCATCCAGGCGCTCAACGACACCCAGTTGGCCGCGCTCAGCAGCAGGCAGGTGGGCGCGCTCACCAGCAAACAGGTGCAGGCGCTCACCACCCACCAGATCCAGGCGCTGTCGGTCAACCAGTGGCGCGCGCTGGGCACCGCCGCGCTGCGCGGCCTGTCGGGCGAGCAGATCGCCGCGATGGAGATCGAGGACCTGTCGGGCTTGCGCACCACCCAGTTCTCGACCCTGACGACCCTGCAAATTTCGCAGTTGAGCGTCGACCAGTTCGGTGTGCTGTCGACGGCCGAACTGGCGTCGCTGACGGCGGCCCAGATGAAGGCGGTGTCGAACGAACAACTGGCCGGCCTGACGACCTTGTCGCCCTTCACCACCGCCCAGGTCAGCGCGCTGACCACGGACCAGCTGGTCGCGTTCGGTATGGACCAGCTCGCCACGTTGCGTGCCGCACAGGTCGGCGCGCTGACGCTCACGCAGATGCGCGGCATCACCACCGACCAGTTGGCGGCGCTCAGCACGGCCCAGGTGCGCGCCATCAACCTGACCGCGCTGGCAGGGCTCAGCACCGACCAGATCGCCAGCATCGAGATCGAGGACATCGGCGCGCTCAGCGACGCCCAGGTCGACGCCCTGACCCGGCCGCAGATCGCCGCGCTGACCCTGGCGCAGGTGGCCACCCTGAACACCTCGCAGATCGAAGCGATCAGCGTGGCCGACATCGGCGCGCTGTCGACCGGCCAGATCAACAGCCTGCGCACCTTGGGCGCGTTCAACGGCGCCCAGGTGGCGGCGCTGACCACGCAGCAGATCGGCGCCATCGATGGCGAGCACTTCGCCACGTTGCGTTCGGCGCAGCTCAACGGGATGACCCTGACCCAGGTGGCGCAACTGACCGCCGGCCAGCTGGGCGCGGTGAGCACCCGGCAGTTGCCCGGCCTGAATCTGGTGGCGCTGAGCACGCTACAAATCGGCGCGCTGAACGTGGCGGCGGTCGCCGGCCTGAACTCGGCGCAACTGAGCTCGCTCAAAACCAGCCAGCTCGGCGCGCTCACGATCGAGCAGTTCACGGCGCTGACGACGCGCACCTTGGCCGGGCTGGACGTGACCAAGGTGCGCGGCCTGACCACTACCCAGCTCGGTTCGCTCAGCTCGCTGAACACCTTCACCGCCGGCCAGATGACCGGCTTCACGTCGGCCCAGATCGCCGGCCTGGGCGCCGAGATGATCGGCAACCTGCGCACCAACCAATTGGCCGCGCTGGGCGCGGCGCAGGCGCTGGGCCTGACCACCGGCCAGATGGCGACCCTGGAGGCGCCGCAGGTGGTGGCGCTGAACGCGTCGGTGTTCAACGCGCTGAACTCGGACCAGATCCAGATGCTCGACGCCAACGACATCGTCGCGCTGCGGACGGCGCAGGTGGCCGCGCTGTCGGGCGCCACCATCGCCAACATGAGCGCGCAACAGGTCGCCGCGTTCACCACGGCGCAGGTGCGCTCGCTCAAGGCGATCCAGATCGCCGCGCTGACGTCCGACCAGGTCGCCGCGCTGACGGTGGCCGAGCTGTCGGCCTTCACGATGACGCAGGCCGGGGCGTTCACCGCAGACCAGCTCGCCGCGCTGAGCGACGAGCAGCGCGCGGCATTGCTGACCAGCCCGCTCATCCTCGATCTCGACGGCAACGGCGTGCGCACTCTGGCGCTGGAGGCCGGCGTGCGCTTCGACCTGCACGCCGACGGCCAGCAGGTCGCCACCGGCTGGGTCGGCCAGGGCGACGGCCTGCTCGCGCTGGACCGCAACCATGACGGCACGATCAACGACGGCGGCGAGCTGTTCGGAACCAGCACCGGCACATCGACCGGCGGCGGCGGCAAGGCGCGCGACGGCTTCGCCGCGCTGGCCGACATCGACGCCAACGGCGACGGCGTCGTCGACGCAAAGGACGCGCAGTTCGGCGACCTGCGCGTGTGGGTGGACGCCAACGCGGACGGCATCAGCCAGAGCGGCGAATTGCGGACATTGGGTGCGCTGGGCATCACCGGCATGAACGTCGGCGCCACCAAGGCCAGCGAGCTGGACAACGGCAACTGGATCGGGCTTCGCTCCAGCTTCACCACCGCCGACGGCGGCGTCCACCAGGTGGCCGACGTCTGGTTCCGGGCCGAGCGCTCGACCCAGGCGGGCGCCGGGGTTGGCACCCAGGTAAGCGCGCTGGCACAGGCGCTGGGCGGCTACGCGCAGGCGCAGGCCACGGTGGACACCGCGGGCGGCCAGTTGACGATGCCGGCCGACATGACGGCAAGTGCGCTGGGCGGCAGCGTCGCCGCCCTGGGCGAGCAGATGAGGCAGTACCAGGCAAGCACCGGCTTGAGCGGCGGCGCCACGGCCCACACCGACGAGTGGTTCCGCAAGCCGGCTCAACCGGGCATGCTGGCCGCGAAGTAA
- a CDS encoding C1 family peptidase produces the protein MPTRNIKIGAKTVQLDARPDRLDLRDRPYAPPIASLPPRWPDDAALRKLLPAYIKQGLVLDQRKDGACTGYGLAATVNFLLWTNAKNKKDFTGVSPHMLYDLARFYDEWPGEDYDGSSCRGAMKGWNKHGSCAGALWTRSVHAAGARAYRPAADWARDALARPLGTYYRVDSASVTDMQAAIHEIGAIYVSAAVHDGWALDASPPQAPAKGHAGLPDIAWREGAATTGGHAVALVGYNERGFVVQNSWGTDWGAGGFAVLGYPDWLANGTDAWVAALGVPQAEQALPPSRARRIGHSLVSGEVRPQAGAAAAAAHPWTTEAAYEHALVAGNNGAVRIGRPDIGRAEDLVERVALDNIDRWLRGAGAASQKIVIYAHGGLNAENDAIQRIRVMGPYFQANGVYPLFYTWRTGILDTVAGALDDALGIAPGQGLFGGPAGGLVAEARDKLLEAAAHNIRWSWNEMKANAAEAALTGGALHLLAAALVRLRAAHPGLELHLVGHSAGAFVHGHLLDLCQASGVPVASVTLYAPACSLDFAARHYQARVADKFVAADRFWLHLLSDVSERADTVGPYGKSLLYLVSRGFENLRKTPLAGLQRLLYRGANQHDDDLWKPADWPQVKAWRAWVAALPPQADGAAACEVTSDRIRVSATRTEHASHGGFDNDIRVLGRTINRVLGRSPAAPLAVPVADLGYD, from the coding sequence ATGCCCACGCGAAATATCAAGATCGGCGCCAAAACCGTCCAACTGGACGCGCGCCCTGACCGGCTCGACCTGCGCGACCGTCCCTACGCGCCGCCGATCGCCTCGCTGCCGCCGCGCTGGCCCGACGACGCCGCGCTGCGCAAGCTGCTGCCGGCTTATATCAAGCAGGGCCTGGTGCTGGATCAGCGAAAGGATGGCGCCTGCACCGGCTACGGCTTGGCGGCCACCGTCAATTTCCTGCTGTGGACGAACGCGAAAAACAAAAAGGATTTCACCGGCGTCAGCCCGCACATGCTGTACGACCTGGCGCGCTTCTACGACGAATGGCCGGGCGAGGATTACGACGGCTCGAGCTGCCGTGGCGCCATGAAGGGCTGGAACAAGCATGGCAGCTGCGCCGGCGCGCTGTGGACCCGCAGCGTGCACGCCGCCGGCGCCAGGGCCTACCGCCCCGCCGCCGACTGGGCGCGCGACGCGCTGGCGCGCCCGCTGGGCACCTATTACCGGGTCGACAGCGCCTCGGTGACCGACATGCAGGCGGCCATCCACGAGATCGGCGCCATCTACGTGTCGGCCGCCGTACACGACGGCTGGGCGCTCGACGCCAGCCCGCCACAGGCGCCGGCCAAGGGCCACGCCGGCCTGCCCGACATCGCCTGGCGCGAAGGCGCCGCAACGACCGGCGGCCACGCTGTCGCGCTGGTCGGCTACAACGAGCGCGGCTTCGTGGTGCAGAATTCCTGGGGCACGGACTGGGGCGCGGGCGGCTTCGCCGTGCTGGGCTACCCCGACTGGCTCGCCAACGGCACCGACGCCTGGGTCGCCGCGCTGGGCGTGCCGCAGGCGGAACAGGCGCTGCCGCCGTCGCGCGCGCGGCGCATCGGCCACTCGCTGGTGTCCGGCGAAGTCCGTCCCCAGGCCGGCGCGGCCGCAGCGGCGGCCCACCCATGGACCACCGAGGCCGCCTACGAGCACGCGCTGGTGGCCGGCAACAACGGCGCTGTGCGCATCGGCCGTCCCGACATCGGCCGCGCCGAGGACCTGGTCGAGCGGGTGGCGCTGGACAACATCGACCGCTGGCTGCGCGGCGCCGGCGCCGCCAGCCAGAAAATCGTCATCTACGCGCACGGCGGCCTCAACGCCGAGAACGACGCGATCCAACGCATCCGCGTCATGGGGCCCTACTTCCAGGCCAACGGCGTCTATCCGCTGTTCTACACCTGGCGCACCGGCATTCTCGACACGGTGGCCGGCGCGCTGGACGACGCGCTCGGCATCGCGCCCGGCCAGGGCCTGTTCGGCGGCCCGGCCGGCGGCCTGGTGGCCGAGGCCCGGGACAAGCTGCTGGAGGCGGCCGCCCACAACATCAGATGGTCGTGGAACGAAATGAAGGCCAACGCCGCCGAGGCGGCGCTGACCGGCGGCGCGCTGCACCTGCTGGCCGCCGCGCTGGTGCGGCTGCGCGCCGCCCACCCGGGGCTGGAGCTGCACCTGGTGGGCCATTCGGCCGGCGCCTTCGTGCACGGCCACCTGCTGGACCTGTGCCAGGCCTCCGGCGTGCCGGTCGCGTCGGTGACGCTGTACGCGCCGGCCTGTTCGCTCGACTTCGCGGCGCGCCACTACCAGGCCCGGGTGGCCGACAAGTTCGTCGCCGCCGACCGCTTCTGGCTGCATCTGCTGTCGGACGTGAGCGAGCGCGCCGACACGGTCGGGCCGTACGGCAAGTCGCTGCTGTATCTGGTGAGCCGGGGCTTCGAGAACCTGCGCAAGACGCCGCTGGCGGGCCTGCAGCGCCTGCTATACCGTGGCGCCAACCAGCACGACGACGATCTGTGGAAGCCGGCCGACTGGCCGCAAGTGAAGGCGTGGCGCGCGTGGGTGGCGGCGCTGCCGCCGCAGGCCGACGGCGCGGCCGCCTGCGAGGTGACGAGCGACCGCATCAGGGTGTCGGCGACGCGCACCGAGCACGCCAGCCACGGCGGCTTCGACAACGATATCCGCGTACTCGGCCGCACCATCAACCGGGTGCTGGGACGCTCGCCAGCCGCGCCGCTGGCGGTGCCAGTCGCGGACCTGGGATACGATTAG